The genomic stretch ACGTGTGTACATTCCGTGATTTACAATTCCTCTAATTGTATGTGCAAGTGCATCATCATTTGTAAAAATAGCACCACCATCTCCGTAACAACCTAAGTTTTTAGAAGGAAAAAATGAGGTTGTACCTACATTACCAATAGTACCAGCTTTTTGTTTTTTACCGTTTTTAAAAGTATAATTAGCACCAATTGCTTGTGCATTATCTTCAATAACAAACAAATTATGTTCTTTTGCAATTTCCATTACTGCATCCATATTGGCAACTTGTCCAAATAAATGAACTGGCACAATAGCTTTTGTTTTTGGTGTAATTGCTTTTTTTAGTGCATCAATATTAATATTAAAAGTATCTTCATCTACATCAACTAAAACTGGTGTTAGTTTTAATAGTGCAATTACTTCTACAGTTGCAGCAAACGTAAAATCTGCAGTTATAACTTCATCACCTTGTTCTAAACCTAAGCCCATCATTGCTATTTGCAATGCATCTGTACCATTTGCACAAGGTATTACGTGTTTAACACCTAAATATTTTTCTAAATCTGCTTGAAATTCATGAACCAAAGGACCATTAATATAAGCCGATGTATTTAGTACTTGTTCTATAGAATTATTTACAGAGTCTTTAATTTTTGCATACTGACCTTGAAGGTCTACCA from Polaribacter marinaquae encodes the following:
- a CDS encoding DegT/DnrJ/EryC1/StrS family aminotransferase, which produces MKKIQMVDLQGQYAKIKDSVNNSIEQVLNTSAYINGPLVHEFQADLEKYLGVKHVIPCANGTDALQIAMMGLGLEQGDEVITADFTFAATVEVIALLKLTPVLVDVDEDTFNINIDALKKAITPKTKAIVPVHLFGQVANMDAVMEIAKEHNLFVIEDNAQAIGANYTFKNGKKQKAGTIGNVGTTSFFPSKNLGCYGDGGAIFTNDDALAHTIRGIVNHGMYTRYYHDVVGVNSRLDSIQAGVLKAKLPLLDSYCNARRNAARFYNKAFANNPNIITPTTKSNATNSCGEICDVCDCHVFHQYTLQITNGKRDELHKHLLDNGIPNAIYYPVALHAQKAYKDDRYNETDFPVTNKLIQTVISLPMHTELDTEQLEFITNTINNFIK